Within Sphaerodactylus townsendi isolate TG3544 linkage group LG05, MPM_Stown_v2.3, whole genome shotgun sequence, the genomic segment TTAATGTAATGTAAGGGAGctacgtggcgtagtggttaaatgcttgcactgccattcacacagtcaggagttcgagccccccgtgggtcagatattctggcagctggctcatggtcaactcagccatgcatccattccttggtcggtaaatgaagaagagtttggatttatatcccccctttctctcctgtaggagactcaaaggggcttacaatctccttgcccttcccccttcacaacaaacaccctgtgaggtgagtggggctgagagagctccgagaagccatgactagcccaaggtcacccagctggcgtgtgttggagtgtacaggctaatctgaattccccagataagcctccacaactcaagcggctgagctgggaatcaaacccggttcctccagatccaagtgcacctgctcttagccactgctcttagccactacgccactgctgctcctagctcaTAGTACCTAGtgagtacctagctcaggggtagggaacctgcggctctccagatgttcaggaactacaattcccatcagcccctaccagcatggccaattggccatgctgacagaggctgatgggaattgtagttcctgaacatctggagagccgcaggttccctacccctgacctagctcataactagggggtaaagaatagcccgggaaagcaatggcaaactacccacaaaagaggcttgcctatgaaatcactgctcgcaatggtaccccagggtcggacacgactgaaggggaaactttactttaatgTAATGTAAGTTATACTTTAGGATATGAGacaattatttcttttttgtatcttttttaaaaaattctacaatGTAATCAATATAAACCTTTTTACCATGTTTCATCAAACGTTTGCCAAGGCATTATGTCAATTTCAAAATAAAGCttttggaaaataaatatttaaattattttagaaaAGGATGAAATGTGGAAGATTGTGTCTAATTGTGATTTACCGGGAATTCCACACGTTCATCCATCCAGAGGCAGACCTGGACATCTATTTCCTCGAGAATTGTTCACATGTGTGATCATTTTCCTTCTCTGTCACAAGGTGGCACATGGCTCAAGACAATGAAGGCCCTCTCCAGCAGCAAGAAACTGTGGAAGGATTCGGTGTTGATCAAAGGGCGTAAGAAATCACCCGGCCTGCGCTTCCGGTGCATCCTCGACCCTGTGAAGGTAACTGTGCAGATGGGTAACTCCAGCGAGGCAAAGGTCTGCTGGCCCAGGGACGGTAAGAAGAAAAAGACCTGCTACTACAGCGAGGGGTCAAGCCATCAGGACACAGACGACAAGAAGGCCAGCTGGTACAGGACACAGCAACAGCTCCAGAATAGCCAGTGTAGCTCCCAAGCCTCAGACACGGAAACCCCACAGCCGGCTTGCCCAGCTGGATCTGTGGCCTCTTGGGTGCGTTTCAGCTTCAGATCTCCAGAGCGTGCGACGGAGGACGGGAGCAACTCGGCCCGCTACGGGGCTTTTGCACGCAACCACCAAAGGGCCACGGGAGATAAACAGCATAGTTTAGAGCTGGCCGGAGAAGGTGCCCAAGGACAGAGGTTCCTGCAACATTCTGTGGTTTCCAATGCCGAGCAAGTCACTGCCCACCGTTCGAATTCTCCGCAGCTCAACAATCAGTCCAGTGAGACCAACTTTATCCCCAGCCCCATTTTACCAGGACCCAGACGAGTGGTCTATTCTGCTATGGCTTCCGATACGGTGTCCAGAACGCATCTCAACGGCGAGGATTACGCCTACCCACATTCTCCTAGAG encodes:
- the LOC125433573 gene encoding uncharacterized protein LOC125433573, with the translated sequence MKALSSSKKLWKDSVLIKGRKKSPGLRFRCILDPVKVTVQMGNSSEAKVCWPRDGKKKKTCYYSEGSSHQDTDDKKASWYRTQQQLQNSQCSSQASDTETPQPACPAGSVASWVRFSFRSPERATEDGSNSARYGAFARNHQRATGDKQHSLELAGEGAQGQRFLQHSVVSNAEQVTAHRSNSPQLNNQSSETNFIPSPILPGPRRVVYSAMASDTVSRTHLNGEDYAYPHSPRGPQNRLGLEWHRRLPVAQQAEVYVYLVSPLPPSPEHNPEQANHPSSVSQTTPGKDMLTNRISFSHSRGSSSQGPAGQGSSDGHKQRKSIWERKHQRRSLQPTLDFEKLVGSSGGASLGHRGGLDGAPPTIAN